From one Catharus ustulatus isolate bCatUst1 chromosome 1, bCatUst1.pri.v2, whole genome shotgun sequence genomic stretch:
- the LRRC14B gene encoding leucine-rich repeat-containing protein 14B gives MKSLRFISAEAFVSNAEFARKSLGAVAHDLFPLLFKASYLLEQGEVIHDLVENWPLFDFNMGKLLGATLDYQEDLSRRTCSVCLENCLTGLRDYVLNQSSPYMKKLKVVDLTGIKDVEVQFCKCKKTMGRWARTQRLSKLCSELLVYLQQAQCNPGTFEISINVLIDLFVTERNYELVVQALLKKCSCPLKICCVAFRSDNLTLQKFFYIIKLTDPSSLRKLEIVHNVHLEMEHLEMLFNSIHFPLLMSLTLPARTFNVRRFTATDEQMLTNIGEKMGEMTQLTELSISFSVLTGRIQKLLSPLKTPLKMLDVSNCSLNHADMAFLANSFHANHLEALDLSGHDIPELYPSTFFKLLSHCSSVLRSLTLEDCNIQDTHVNMLILGLSPCQKLQDFKFIGNPLSSQALKHLFTFLCELPMLKNVEFPVPRDCYPIGITYPIDDAGLCRFDHQKYERVAEEINLILLQANREDVKASTPLFGSYDAAVQETNNELGAYLIKSFKETLEKFTTSFNKMS, from the exons ATGAAGTCTCTCCGATTCATTAGCGCCGAAGCGTTTGTGTCAAATGCAGAGTTTGCCAGGAAGAGTCTTGGTGCTGTTGCCCATGatctttttccacttctttttaaAGCCAGCTATTTACTGGAGCAAGGGGAAGTGATTCACGACTTGGTAGAGAACTGGCCACTTTTTGATTTTAACATGGGAAAACTTTTAGGAGCTACTCTGGACTACCAGGAAGACCTGAGCCGTAGAACATGCTCAGTGTGCTTGGAAAACTGTCTGACAGGGCTGAGAGACTATGTGCTGAATCAGTCTTCTCCCTACATGAAAAAGTTGAAAGTGGTCGACCTGACAGGTATAAAAGATGTTGAAGTTCAGTTTTGTAAGTGCAAGAAGACAATGGGCAGGTGGGCCAGGACACAGCGGCTCTCTAAGCTTTGTTCAGAACTGCTGGTTTACCTGCAACAAGCACAGTGCAATCCAGGTACCTTTGAAATCAGTATCAATGTGCTAATTGACTTGTTTGTTACAGAGCGGAACTATGAGCTGGTTGTACAGGCCCTGTTGAAGAAATGCAGTTGTCCACTGAAAATCTGCTGTGTGGCATTCAGATCTGACAACCTGACCTTGCAGAAATTCTTCTATATCATAAAGCTCACTGATCCCTCCTCGTTGCGCAAACTGGAAATAGTTCATAATGTTCACTTGGAAATGGAGCACTTGGAAATGCTCTTCAACAGTATTCACTTCCCTCTATTGATGTCCTTGACCTTGCCAGCACGAACATTTAATGTGAGGAGGTTCACAGCGACAGATGAACAGATGCTTACTAACATTGGAGAAAAGATGGGTGAAATGACACAGCTCACTGAGCTGAGTATATCATTTTCTGTCCTCACTGGAAGAATACAGAAACTTCTCAG CCCACTAAAAACTCCACTGAAGATGCTGGATGTTTCTAACTGCTCCTTGAACCACGCTGATATGGCCTTTTTAGCCAATAGCTTCCATGCCAATCACTTGGAAGCCCTGGACTTGAGCGGTCATGATATACCTGAGCTTTACCCATCAACATTCTTTAAGCTCCTCAGCCACTGCTCTTCGGTGCTTAGGAGTCTTACCCTGGAGGACTGTAACATCCAGGACACTCATGTCAACATGCTGATTTTAGGTTTAAGCCCTTGTCAGAAACTACAGGATTTTAAGTTTATTGGAAACCCACTGTCATCCCAAGCACTTAAACACCTTTTCACATTTCTCTGTGAACTGCCAATGCTGAAAAATGTGGAGTTCCCAGTTCCAAGGGATTGCTACCCTATTGGCATCACATACCCCATTGATGATGCCGGTCTTTGCAGATTTGATCACCAAAAATATGAAAGGGTTGCAGAGGAGATTAACCTCATTTTACTCCAAGCAAATAGAGAGGATGTGAAGGCTTCAACACCGCTCTTTGGAAGTTATGATGCAGCTGTTCAGGAGACAAACAATGAACTGGGAGCTTACTTGATCAAGTCCTTCAAAGAGACTTTAGAGAAGTTCACTACTTCATTTAACAAAATGAGTTAA